In the genome of Tsukamurella paurometabola DSM 20162, the window GCCGCAAACGGTCCCGCTGCTCCACACCGAACCGGTGCTGCTCATCGACCACCACCAGACCCAGCCGGAAGAAGTCGACGGTGTCTTCGAGCAGCGCATGCGTGCCGATCACGATGCCCGCTTCACCGCTGACGATCCGCAGCAACGCCGCTCGCCGCGCCTTGGTGTTCATCGACCCGGTGAGCAGGGTCACGGTGGTCGCGGCGTCGGCCGCGCCGAGCTGCCCCGCTTCGCCCAGGTCGCCGAGCATCTTCGTGATCGAGAGCATGTGCTGCGTGGCGAGCACCTCCGTCGGTGCGAGCAAGACCGCCTGGTAGCCGGAATCGACGGCGGCCAGCATCGCCAACAACGCGACCAACGTCTTGCCGGAGCCCACCTCACCCTGCAGCAGCCGCGTCATCGGGTGTCCCTGCGACAGATCCCCGAGAATCTCCGCGAGCACCTCCTCCTGACCGGCGGTGAGCTGGAACGGAAGTCGCTCCCGGAGCCCCGCCTGCAGCGGACCGTCGACGGCGGCGAGTTGCGGCGCCGGCACCGTGCCCACGTCATGGGCACGCCGCGCGAGCGCCGTCTCGATCGCGACGGCCTCGTCGAACGAGAGCCGCCGCCGCGCAGCATCGGCCTCGGAGCGCCGCTTCGGGAAGTGCGCCACACGCAGCGCCTCGTCGAAGCCGAGCAAGCCGTGAAGCGAGCGGAATCCGTCCGGCAGGGACTCCGGTACCGGCGCCAAGCGGGTCAGGACCAGGTCGACGATGGAAGCGATGAGCCAGGTGGGCATGTTCTTGGTGCCGTGGTAGATCGGCACCACCGGCCCGGTGAGCAGGGCGAGGTTCGCGAGCTTGAGCCGCTTGGAACCGGCTTTGGTGGCGCCGGTCTCGTTGGCGGCGAGAGCCTCGGTCGAGGACATGTCGTCGTCCGGCAGGACCAGCCAGTCCGGATGCGTGAGTTGGAGCTTCCGGTTGAACTCGCCCAACCGCCCGATCAGCAGCAGTTGACGTCCGGGCTGGATCGGCTTGGGCAGGTAGTTGAAGAAGGTCACGTCGTAGGCGCGGACCTTGTTGACCACCTGCACCTTGAACATCTTCTTCCCGCGATGGTGCGGGCGTGGCGGCGTCACCGCGGTCACCGTGCCGATCACCACCACGTCATCGCCGATCTTCGGTTCGGTGGCGCGCGTGCCCTCGTCGATCGAGGCACCGCCCTCGTACCGGAACGGGAAGTGCCGCAGCAGGTCACCGACGGTGGCGAGGCCCAGCTCGGTGGTGACCTGGTCGGCGATCTCGGGATCGATGGCCTCGACCAGCGGAGTCTGCAGGGTGAGGTCGGCGGCTGCGCTCATTCGACGCCGATCTCCATCACACTCCCGGTTTGTCCGCCGCGGTAGCCGACCACTTCCACCTCGGGCCGGTCGGGCCGCAGAGCGGCTGCGACCCGGTCGGGGAAGTCGCCGTCGCCGGCATCGCCGAGGAGCACGGTCACCATATCGCCGCCGGTGGCGAGCAACAGCTCGGCGAGGGCCTCCCCCGCGGAGTACTGATCCTCTTCGAGCACCACGACCTCACCGCCGACCATGCCGAGATAGTCGCCGGGACCGCACGGTCCGAGGATGGTGAGGGCGTCCTCGGTGACGGCCACGACCGAGCCGCACCGCGCGCCGGCGGCGGCTTCGGCCATGGAGAAGGTGTCGTCGGCGGCGTGGCCGCGCGGATCGTGCACCGCGAGTGCTGCGATCGCCTGCACCATCGATGAGGTGGGCAGAAGCGTCACCAGGACACCGGATTCCCGTGAGCGTGCGGCCACGGCCAGAAGTTCCGGAGTCGGCAGCGCTCCGTTGGGCATGAGCAACACCTCGCGGCCCTCGAACCGGTGCAGCGCTACGAGCAAACCGGCGTGGGTGATCCCCTCATCACAGCGGATCACCTCCGCGCCCTCGGCGGCGAACAGCTCGGCGGCACCGTCGCCGGAGACCAGGGCGACGATCGCCCGCGGCGCGTCCAGGAGCGCCTGTAGCGGCGTTTCGCCGGTCTCCTGCAGCACAGTGACGGCGATGCTCCGGAGCTTGCCGAGGGCGAGGCCGGCCTGAATGGCACGCCCCGGCTCGGTGGTGTGCGCATGCACCGACCACGTAGCCACCGGATCGGGATCGGCGGCGGCCACCACGACCACGGAATCGCCGAACGTCTGCAACTCGTCGCGCAGGCGCGAGGCCGCGGCATCGGTGGCATCCGGAAGCAGGTACATGACCTCGTAGTCCACGTGGGGTCCGCGGGGCGGATCGTCGTGGCCGTGATCGTGCGGATGGTCGGCCGCATCCTCCGGGTCGACGTTCACCTGGACGTGCGGCGCCGCCTGGCGAGTGAACCGGGGGCGCTCCGGTGTCACTCCGGCGGTCACCTCGACGAGGGCGTCGAGCAAGACCAACAAACCCCGGCCGCCGGCGTCGACCACGCCGGCGCGGGCGTTGTCGGCGAGCTGGTCCCGGGTGCGCAGGAGCGCATCGAACGCGGTATCGGCGGCGCCGCGAGCGCAGGCGGGGAGGTCGGCCCCACCCGCCAGTGCGGCTGCGGCACCGTCGGCCGCGGCCCGGAGGACGGACAGGATGGTGCCCTCGATCGGGTCGGCGACCG includes:
- a CDS encoding ATP-dependent DNA helicase RecG, translating into MSAAADLTLQTPLVEAIDPEIADQVTTELGLATVGDLLRHFPFRYEGGASIDEGTRATEPKIGDDVVVIGTVTAVTPPRPHHRGKKMFKVQVVNKVRAYDVTFFNYLPKPIQPGRQLLLIGRLGEFNRKLQLTHPDWLVLPDDDMSSTEALAANETGATKAGSKRLKLANLALLTGPVVPIYHGTKNMPTWLIASIVDLVLTRLAPVPESLPDGFRSLHGLLGFDEALRVAHFPKRRSEADAARRRLSFDEAVAIETALARRAHDVGTVPAPQLAAVDGPLQAGLRERLPFQLTAGQEEVLAEILGDLSQGHPMTRLLQGEVGSGKTLVALLAMLAAVDSGYQAVLLAPTEVLATQHMLSITKMLGDLGEAGQLGAADAATTVTLLTGSMNTKARRAALLRIVSGEAGIVIGTHALLEDTVDFFRLGLVVVDEQHRFGVEQRDRLRRKGPDDMTPHLLVMTATPIPRTVALAQFGDMSTSVLRELPRGRQPIQTSVVPEGRPGWIDRAWARVDEEVRAGRQVYVVCPRIGDDPSGEQAKTSFTDEDYQFEQVAAPVRREKDRGDAGGEDAAESEQPKMTSAIDMYDQLVGSELGQHRIALLHGRLPAEEKASVMAEFAAGEIDVLVATTVIEVGVDVANATTMVVMDAERFGISQLHQLRGRVGRGGLPGLCLLVTDTPSARTMERLESVAGTVDGFALAQLDLEHRGFGDILGVDQSGLARRLSFLDLANDGDVLDAARAFAFEVIDEDPELEGHGALREMNAVILGGSREDYLDKA
- a CDS encoding DAK2 domain-containing protein, whose amino-acid sequence is MTGPSEQDGRVVVAWLRRAVLGLERSVDEINALNVFPVADADTGTNMLVTLRAAARAAEEADRTEGPHAVARATVAGAVSGARGNSGVIVSQIMRGVVGQLGPDADLEAAGLAEGLRTATGLVTSAVADPIEGTILSVLRAAADGAAAALAGGADLPACARGAADTAFDALLRTRDQLADNARAGVVDAGGRGLLVLLDALVEVTAGVTPERPRFTRQAAPHVQVNVDPEDAADHPHDHGHDDPPRGPHVDYEVMYLLPDATDAAASRLRDELQTFGDSVVVVAAADPDPVATWSVHAHTTEPGRAIQAGLALGKLRSIAVTVLQETGETPLQALLDAPRAIVALVSGDGAAELFAAEGAEVIRCDEGITHAGLLVALHRFEGREVLLMPNGALPTPELLAVAARSRESGVLVTLLPTSSMVQAIAALAVHDPRGHAADDTFSMAEAAAGARCGSVVAVTEDALTILGPCGPGDYLGMVGGEVVVLEEDQYSAGEALAELLLATGGDMVTVLLGDAGDGDFPDRVAAALRPDRPEVEVVGYRGGQTGSVMEIGVE